The genomic interval CGATCGAATTCCGCTCCTTCTCCAAGAATGCTGGTTTTACTGGAACTCGTTGCGCCTTGACTGTGGTACCCAAAACCCTCCTGGCTAAAGCTGCTGACGGCTCCGATGTAGAACTGTGGAAGCTGTGGAACCGTCGCCAATCCACTAAGTTCAATGGCGTATCCTATATTGTGCAGCGGGGCGCTGAAGCGGTTTACTCTGAGGCAGGCCAAACCCAAACTAAAGCGCTCGTTAGCTTTTATCTAGAGAACGCCAAAATTATCCGAGAGCAACTTACCGCCGCAGGATTAGCCGTTTATGGCGGGGTGAATGCGCCTTATGTTTGGGTGCAAACACCAAACAATCTCTCTAGCTGGGACTTCTTTGATAAGTTGTTGCAAACCTGCAATGTCGTCGGCACCCCTGGTTCTGGCTTCGGGGCTGCGGGTGAAGGCTACTTCCGCATTTCAGCTTTCAACAGCCGTGAAAACGTAGAAGAAGCAATGAAGCGCATCACCGAGAAGTTCAAGGCTTAGTCTAGATGTAGGTAGGCGATCGCATTTAGACCTAATCCCCAGCCCCTTCTCTGCTAGGGAAGGCGGGGTGGTTTCATATAGCGAAAGGAAAAGCGTGAACCCAGTTCGACTCCTTGCACTGCCCCCTTTTCTTGTATACCCGTCAAAGCTTTAATCCCCCAATTCATAGCCCTAGCGGGCATTCCAGAAAGGGGAATTTTGAGCAGGTTCCCCCCAAATTTGGGGGGCTAGGGGGGCCTGGTTCGGAATTCTTTTCTTGTATTGTATGAAACAGCCCTGCCAAATTTGGGGGCTAGGGGCTGGTTCGGATGCTATTGCTCTAGCGCATCTTGAGCCAAGGTTTGTAATAAATTATCTAATCTCTCTTCAGGACATTGCTCGATCAGCACTTCAAATGCTTCCAGCAACTTAGCGGCACTATCGCCTAGAATCGGGCTCAACCCCCAAACATCCTGCACCCAATCTTGGGGCAAGGCCTCCTCAAAGATGATTTGTTCTAGAAGTTGCTTGGCTGCTGGCTTGGAGATAGGCATAGAATTCTTGGGGGTCAGTAGAACAATCCCTTGACTTTAGCGATCGCGTTAGCTATTGGCAACACTCATCTCTGGCTGAGTTGCAGATTGGCGCTTGACTTCGTAAAAACGACAAGCTAATTGCCCCAGGGTGTAGAGCAAAGCAGCATCACTCGATGCTCCCACCACAGCCCCAATCACAGGCAAAATTTCCACCAAGCCCAGACCTAGCTTGAGTACACCCGACCCCCCCATAGATAAACCAAAAATGACTAAGACTTCACCGCGTCGAGTGGGATCTGTGAGCGGAAAGCCATAAACTGCTGCAATCCGATAAATCATTTCGGCTTGGAGTGCGGTCACGGCTGCTATATCTACAGCAAACAGAGCTAGCGCTAGGGGAGGCACAAAATTGGTTAGTAAGCCAATACCACCTGCCTTCAGCGAAGTATCCGCAATGATCCGCTGAGCCAATTGCTCTGGTGTTTCTAAAGGAAAGTTTTGTCGCAGTTGCTCTACTTCCTGCTGCGCTTTTTTGGCATCGACTTGACCGAGTGCCGCCATCAGCACATTGATGCCAGGCACCTTGACTGCAAACTTCACGAGTGGGTTTTCAGCAATGGGAGCAACGATTTTGCCTACAGTTTCCGTGCTTTGCTCC from Trichocoleus desertorum ATA4-8-CV12 carries:
- a CDS encoding EcsC family protein, whose product is MWEAIAAANRMAQMATEALQATAGNMTHTTTAIGEAVGPAVQRSLEQSTETVGKIVAPIAENPLVKFAVKVPGINVLMAALGQVDAKKAQQEVEQLRQNFPLETPEQLAQRIIADTSLKAGGIGLLTNFVPPLALALFAVDIAAVTALQAEMIYRIAAVYGFPLTDPTRRGEVLVIFGLSMGGSGVLKLGLGLVEILPVIGAVVGASSDAALLYTLGQLACRFYEVKRQSATQPEMSVANS